In Populus nigra chromosome 1, ddPopNigr1.1, whole genome shotgun sequence, one genomic interval encodes:
- the LOC133676961 gene encoding uncharacterized protein LOC133676961 isoform X1, which yields MSSDSAKENASVVDSSVTEWKHDMGNSDDPESPSYKGNEDGYPIMAEKAGHDRVGNSSINKKRKLCNTRYFIIKSLNQHNIQLSIENGIWATQVRNEPILEEAFHNSGRVILIYSVNMSGFFQGYAQMISSVGWRHDNLWSEGSGKSNPWGRSFKVKWLRLNDLPFQKTLHLKNPLNDYKPVKISRDCQELPEDIGEALCELIDGERDTDGMVKSFPRDDLPMKRPCIDPSSYTGDGVYTVPPLQMPWGRTPTPYPSFLYQQHDEASRFHLAHQGPTGAGFTDNALSSGASKVARMKQSRNSTNLRIHCEMPSRTDIWGLSAESPLASTLTDDDFLEMTYEEYLEVHSRSIKQLNPPAAGPSQTTHEPSRSKKHDDNLNSSFVTDLGRPRKRSHSRNSSEK from the exons ATGTCTTCTGATAGTGCAAAGGAAAATGCATCTGTAGTTGATTCTTCGGTGACTGAATGGAAGCATGACATGGGAAACTCTGATGATCCAG AAAGCCCAAGCTACAAAGGTAATGAGGATGGCTATCCTATTATGGCTGAAAAAGCAGGTCATGATCGGGTGGGAAATTCATCtataaacaaaaagagaaaattgtGTAATACAAGATATTTCATCATTAAGAGTTTGAATCAGCATAATATCCAACTATCAATTGAGAATGGGATATGGGCTACTCAAGTCAGGAATGAACCAATTTTGGAAGAAGCCTTTCAT AATTCTGGTAGAGTCATTCTAATATATAGTGTCAACATGAGTGGTTTCTTCCAAGGGTATGCCCAAATGATATCTTCTGTTGGGTGGAGGCACGACAATTTATGGAGCGAAGGAAGTGGTAAAAGTAATCCTTGGGGTCGCAGTTTTAAGGTTAAGTGGCTGCGATTAAATGACTTGCCTTTCCAAAAGACGCTTCATCTCAAGAATCCACTGAATGACTACAAACCTGTTAAAATTAGCAGAGACTGCCAG GAACTACCTGAAGATATAGGAGAAGCCCTTTGTGAGCTAATTGATGGGGAGAGAGACACTGATGGCATGGTGAAAAG TTTTCCCAGGGATGATCTTCCTATGAAAAGGCCTTGCATTGATCCTTCATCTTACACAGGAGATGGAGTGTATACTGTCCCTCCACTGCAGATGCCTTGGGGCAGGACACCCACACCTTATCCTTCCTTCCTCTACCAGCAACATGATGAAGCAAGTAGATTTCATTTAGCACATCAGGGACCTACTGGTGCTGGTTTCACTGACAATGCTCTTAGCTCCGGTGCTTCAAAAGTTGCAAGGATGAAACAGTCTCGAAACTCCACTAATTTGCGAATACACTGTGAAATGCCTTCACGAACTGATATTTGGGGTTTGTCAGCAGAAAGCCCTCTTGCTAGTACTCTGACTGATGATGATTTTCTTGAAATG ACATATGAAGAGTACCTGGAAGTCCATAGCAGGAGCATCAAGCAATTAAATCCCCCT GCAGCTGGACCATCTCAGACAACACATGAGCCTTCAAGAAGTAAG
- the LOC133676961 gene encoding uncharacterized protein LOC133676961 isoform X2, translated as MSSDSAKENASVVDSSVTEWKHDMGNSDDPESPSYKGNEDGYPIMAEKAGHDRVGNSSINKKRKLCNTRYFIIKSLNQHNIQLSIENGIWATQVRNEPILEEAFHNSGRVILIYSVNMSGFFQGYAQMISSVGWRHDNLWSEGSGKSNPWGRSFKVKWLRLNDLPFQKTLHLKNPLNDYKPVKISRDCQELPEDIGEALCELIDGERDTDGMVKRDDLPMKRPCIDPSSYTGDGVYTVPPLQMPWGRTPTPYPSFLYQQHDEASRFHLAHQGPTGAGFTDNALSSGASKVARMKQSRNSTNLRIHCEMPSRTDIWGLSAESPLASTLTDDDFLEMTYEEYLEVHSRSIKQLNPPAAGPSQTTHEPSRSKKHDDNLNSSFVTDLGRPRKRSHSRNSSEK; from the exons ATGTCTTCTGATAGTGCAAAGGAAAATGCATCTGTAGTTGATTCTTCGGTGACTGAATGGAAGCATGACATGGGAAACTCTGATGATCCAG AAAGCCCAAGCTACAAAGGTAATGAGGATGGCTATCCTATTATGGCTGAAAAAGCAGGTCATGATCGGGTGGGAAATTCATCtataaacaaaaagagaaaattgtGTAATACAAGATATTTCATCATTAAGAGTTTGAATCAGCATAATATCCAACTATCAATTGAGAATGGGATATGGGCTACTCAAGTCAGGAATGAACCAATTTTGGAAGAAGCCTTTCAT AATTCTGGTAGAGTCATTCTAATATATAGTGTCAACATGAGTGGTTTCTTCCAAGGGTATGCCCAAATGATATCTTCTGTTGGGTGGAGGCACGACAATTTATGGAGCGAAGGAAGTGGTAAAAGTAATCCTTGGGGTCGCAGTTTTAAGGTTAAGTGGCTGCGATTAAATGACTTGCCTTTCCAAAAGACGCTTCATCTCAAGAATCCACTGAATGACTACAAACCTGTTAAAATTAGCAGAGACTGCCAG GAACTACCTGAAGATATAGGAGAAGCCCTTTGTGAGCTAATTGATGGGGAGAGAGACACTGATGGCATGGTGAAAAG GGATGATCTTCCTATGAAAAGGCCTTGCATTGATCCTTCATCTTACACAGGAGATGGAGTGTATACTGTCCCTCCACTGCAGATGCCTTGGGGCAGGACACCCACACCTTATCCTTCCTTCCTCTACCAGCAACATGATGAAGCAAGTAGATTTCATTTAGCACATCAGGGACCTACTGGTGCTGGTTTCACTGACAATGCTCTTAGCTCCGGTGCTTCAAAAGTTGCAAGGATGAAACAGTCTCGAAACTCCACTAATTTGCGAATACACTGTGAAATGCCTTCACGAACTGATATTTGGGGTTTGTCAGCAGAAAGCCCTCTTGCTAGTACTCTGACTGATGATGATTTTCTTGAAATG ACATATGAAGAGTACCTGGAAGTCCATAGCAGGAGCATCAAGCAATTAAATCCCCCT GCAGCTGGACCATCTCAGACAACACATGAGCCTTCAAGAAGTAAG
- the LOC133676961 gene encoding uncharacterized protein LOC133676961 isoform X3 — protein MSSDSAKENASVVDSSVTEWKHDMGNSDDPESPSYKGNEDGYPIMAEKAGHDRVGNSSINKKRKLCNTRYFIIKSLNQHNIQLSIENGIWATQVRNEPILEEAFHNSGRVILIYSVNMSGFFQGYAQMISSVGWRHDNLWSEGSGKSNPWGRSFKVKWLRLNDLPFQKTLHLKNPLNDYKPVKISRDCQELPEDIGEALCELIDGERDTDGMVKSFPRDDLPMKRPCIDPSSYTGDGVYTVPPLQMPWGRTPTPYPSFLYQQHDEASRFHLAHQGPTGAGFTDNALSSGASKVARMKQSRNSTNLRIHCEMPSRTDIWGLSAESPLASTLTDDDFLEMTYEEYLEVHSRSIKQLNPPAAGPSQTTHEPSRKTQVL, from the exons ATGTCTTCTGATAGTGCAAAGGAAAATGCATCTGTAGTTGATTCTTCGGTGACTGAATGGAAGCATGACATGGGAAACTCTGATGATCCAG AAAGCCCAAGCTACAAAGGTAATGAGGATGGCTATCCTATTATGGCTGAAAAAGCAGGTCATGATCGGGTGGGAAATTCATCtataaacaaaaagagaaaattgtGTAATACAAGATATTTCATCATTAAGAGTTTGAATCAGCATAATATCCAACTATCAATTGAGAATGGGATATGGGCTACTCAAGTCAGGAATGAACCAATTTTGGAAGAAGCCTTTCAT AATTCTGGTAGAGTCATTCTAATATATAGTGTCAACATGAGTGGTTTCTTCCAAGGGTATGCCCAAATGATATCTTCTGTTGGGTGGAGGCACGACAATTTATGGAGCGAAGGAAGTGGTAAAAGTAATCCTTGGGGTCGCAGTTTTAAGGTTAAGTGGCTGCGATTAAATGACTTGCCTTTCCAAAAGACGCTTCATCTCAAGAATCCACTGAATGACTACAAACCTGTTAAAATTAGCAGAGACTGCCAG GAACTACCTGAAGATATAGGAGAAGCCCTTTGTGAGCTAATTGATGGGGAGAGAGACACTGATGGCATGGTGAAAAG TTTTCCCAGGGATGATCTTCCTATGAAAAGGCCTTGCATTGATCCTTCATCTTACACAGGAGATGGAGTGTATACTGTCCCTCCACTGCAGATGCCTTGGGGCAGGACACCCACACCTTATCCTTCCTTCCTCTACCAGCAACATGATGAAGCAAGTAGATTTCATTTAGCACATCAGGGACCTACTGGTGCTGGTTTCACTGACAATGCTCTTAGCTCCGGTGCTTCAAAAGTTGCAAGGATGAAACAGTCTCGAAACTCCACTAATTTGCGAATACACTGTGAAATGCCTTCACGAACTGATATTTGGGGTTTGTCAGCAGAAAGCCCTCTTGCTAGTACTCTGACTGATGATGATTTTCTTGAAATG ACATATGAAGAGTACCTGGAAGTCCATAGCAGGAGCATCAAGCAATTAAATCCCCCT GCAGCTGGACCATCTCAGACAACACATGAGCCTTCAAGAA
- the LOC133680895 gene encoding transcription factor bHLH118-like codes for MDYISSVFQIDYNSTDDLVQYFSSFPSQQQTTPKDKVPLRPYEDCHDLANKTQHGRRRKSPIALGSVKDENPNDNKKKKIIHRDIERQRRQEMANLYGSLRRLLPLEYVKGKRSTSDHIHQTVHYIKHQEEKIQKLIDKKDELKRYLSTSSALENLEGCERDTLTVRTRCVGVEVDIKTALKKGFPLSRVLEILIEEGFSVDSCISTKVNERMLHNIISEVTDGRSLDISDLQQKLTSAIV; via the exons ATGGATTATATTTCATCAGTTTTTCAGATAGACTACAATAGCACTGATGATCTTGtccaatatttttcttcttttccatcCCAACAACAGACAACCCCTAAAGATAAAGTTCCATTAAGACCTTATGAAGATTGCCATGATCTTGCCAACAAAACTCAACATGGCCGGCGCCGTAAATCACCCATCGCTCTTGGATCTGTCAAAGATGAAAACCCTAAtgacaacaagaagaagaaaatcatccATAGAGACATTGAGAGACAAAGAAGGCAAGAAATGGCTAACCTTTATGGGTCCCTACGACGCCTTCTCCCCCTTGAATATGTCAAG GGAAAGAGATCTACATCAGATCACATTCACCAGACAGTACACTATATAAAACATCAAGAGGAAAAGATCCAAAAGCTGATTGACAAGAAAGATGAACTAAAAAGGTACTTGTCTACTTCTTCTGCACTTGAAAACTTGGAAGGTTGTGAGAGGGATACCTTGACAGTCAGAACTCGTTGTGTTGGAGTTGAGGTTGACATTAAAACTGCCTTGAAAAAAGGGTTTCCTCTTtcaagagtgcttgaaattctAATTGAAGAAGGGTTCAGTGTTGATAGCTGCATTTCAACTAAAGTAAACGAGAGGATGCTCCACAATATTATATCTGAG GTCACTGATGGAAGAAGTCTGGATATTTCTGATCTGCAACAGAAGCTAACAAGCGCAATAGTCTAG
- the LOC133676997 gene encoding glyoxylate/hydroxypyruvate reductase HPR3-like, with translation MERNNANPQDLPMVVEANQEGLQSNEDLHPVLVLRLPSFNLPLNDILRPHFHLLDPADSPEPACSFLSNHAQSVRALICVGYTPVTAETLNLLPSLELIVASSAGVDHIDIQECRRRGIIMTNASTAFAEDAADYAVALLIDVWRRISAADRFLHAGLWPVKGDYPLASKLRGKRVGIVGLGSIGFEVSKRLEAFGCGIAYNSRKERPSVPFPYYANVLDLAAHSDALVLCCSLTEQTRHIINKDVMTALGKKGVIINVGRGGLIDEKELVQFLSRGDIGGAGLDVFENEPDVPRELFELDNVVLSPHRAVATPESFEAVFQLIFTNLKAFFSNKPLQSVYQIE, from the exons ATGGAGAGAAATAACGCCAATCCCCAAGATTTGCCCATGGTTGTAGAGGCAAATCAAGAAGGGTTGCAGTCAAATGAGGATCTCCATCCAGTCCTTGTGCTTCGTCTCCCATCATTCAACTTGCCACTGAATGACATCCTACGGCCTCACTTCCACCTCCTTGATCCAGCTGATTCACCTGAACCTGCTTGCTCCTTCCTGTCCAATCATGCACAATCTGTTAGAGCTCTCATCTGTGTGGGCTATACTCCCGTCACCGCAGAAACTCTCAATCTCCTTCCTTCATTGGAGCTCATAGTGGCGTCTAGTGCTGGCGTTGACCACATTGATATACAGGAATGTCGCCGTCGTGGAATTATTATGACGAATGCTAGTACAGCATTCGCGGAAGATGCTGCAGACTATGCGGTGGCATTGTTGATTGATGTTTGGCGTAGAATATCAGCTGCAGACCGATTCCTTCATGCCGGCTTGTGGCCTGTTAAGGGAGATTATCCACTAGCTTCCaag TTAAGAGGAAAACGAGTTGGGATAGTTGGACTTGGAAGTATTGGATTTGAAGTATCAAAAAGACTGGAGGCGTTTGGTTGTGGCATCGCTTACAATTCGCGAAAGGAGAGGCCATCTGTTCCATTTCCTTACTATGCTAATGTCCTTGACCTTGCAGCACACAGTGATGCTCTCGTTCTTTGTTGTTCACTGACAGAACAAACTCGCCATATAATTAACAAGGATGTGATGACAGCATTGGGAAAGAAAGGGGTGATCATTAACGTTGGACGTGGTGGTCTTATTGATGAAAAAGAATTAGTGCAGTTTTTGTCGAGAGGAGACATTGGTGGTGCAGGTCTTGATGTGTTTGAGAATGAGCCTGATGTGCCTAGAGAGCTATTTGAACTGGACAACGTAGTGTTGTCTCCACACAGAGCTGTTGCTACCCCAGAATCATTTGAAGCAGTATTTCAGCTAATTTTCACAAACTTGAAGGCATTCTTTTCTAATAAACCTTTGCAATCAGTCTATCAAATTGAATGA